In one window of Microscilla marina ATCC 23134 DNA:
- the wecB gene encoding non-hydrolyzing UDP-N-acetylglucosamine 2-epimerase, translating to MKCLFIFGTRPEAIKMAPLVKQFQKNAYFDTKVCVTAQHREMLDQVLDFFDINPDYDLNLMQPNQTLFDITAKGLKALEAVLDDCLPEIVFVQGDTTTCFIGGLAAFYKKIKVAHIEAGLRSNNRYSPFPEEINRELTSKVADFHFAPTVKAVQHLALEGISSNVHLVGNTVIDALLLGLDILKQDNEIENTFTNIDFSKRIILVTGHRRESFGKPFENIASAIKTIAESYDDVEIVYPVHLNPNVRQVVNQVLGNVPNIKLIEPLPYPKLIWLMNQSYLVLTDSGGIQEEAPALGKPVLVMREVTERTEGIDAGTAKLVGTSKEKIVKEACKLLDEAETYNLMSNAVNPYGDGTTSQKISDILSNLIKH from the coding sequence ATGAAATGTCTTTTCATATTTGGAACACGCCCTGAAGCCATCAAAATGGCTCCACTTGTCAAACAATTTCAAAAAAACGCATATTTTGATACAAAAGTATGTGTAACAGCCCAACACCGTGAGATGTTGGATCAGGTGTTAGATTTTTTTGACATCAACCCTGATTATGATCTTAACCTGATGCAGCCTAACCAAACCTTGTTTGATATTACTGCTAAAGGATTAAAAGCATTAGAAGCAGTGTTGGATGATTGCCTACCTGAAATAGTGTTTGTTCAAGGAGATACAACTACTTGCTTTATTGGTGGTTTAGCTGCTTTTTACAAAAAAATTAAAGTAGCACATATTGAAGCAGGTTTGAGAAGTAATAATAGATACTCACCGTTTCCAGAAGAAATTAATCGTGAATTAACTTCAAAAGTAGCTGACTTTCATTTTGCCCCTACTGTTAAGGCTGTTCAACATTTAGCCCTGGAAGGCATATCATCTAACGTACACCTAGTAGGCAATACAGTAATTGATGCATTACTACTAGGTTTAGATATTCTTAAACAAGATAATGAGATTGAAAACACGTTTACTAACATTGATTTTAGCAAACGTATCATTCTGGTTACAGGTCACCGTCGTGAAAGCTTTGGTAAACCTTTTGAAAATATTGCCAGTGCCATTAAAACTATAGCAGAATCTTACGATGATGTAGAGATTGTATATCCTGTGCATTTAAACCCTAATGTGCGTCAAGTAGTGAATCAGGTATTGGGCAATGTTCCAAACATTAAATTGATAGAGCCTCTACCCTACCCTAAACTGATATGGCTGATGAATCAATCTTATCTAGTATTAACAGATTCAGGGGGTATTCAAGAAGAAGCTCCTGCTTTGGGTAAACCTGTGCTTGTAATGCGAGAAGTAACTGAACGCACAGAGGGTATTGATGCTGGTACAGCAAAACTTGTAGGTACTTCAAAAGAAAAAATTGTTAAAGAAGCTTGTAAGCTTTTAGATGAGGCAGAGACATACAATCTTATGTCTAATGCAGTTAACCCCTATGGAGATGGCACCACCAGTCAAAAAATATCAGACATACTTAGTAATCTTATAAAGCACTAG
- a CDS encoding IS66 family transposase, with amino-acid sequence MSNYLLDGMLKIDNHLTKNAIRHVAIGRKNYLFAGPQDSTWKSTVIYTFLPIFRHIVSPRNIIKYFHS; translated from the coding sequence TTGTCCAACTACCTCCTTGATGGAATGCTCAAGATCGACAATCACCTCACCAAAAATGCCATTAGACATGTAGCAATTGGAAGAAAAAACTACCTATTTGCTGGTCCCCAAGATTCTACCTGGAAATCAACAGTTATCTATACTTTTTTGCCCATTTTTAGACACATAGTATCCCCTCGAAATATTATTAAATACTTCCACTCATGA
- a CDS encoding lipopolysaccharide biosynthesis protein codes for MKFLKNFATYSLADILSKSILLVVSPILTRLLTPHQYGTIPLFIALWGVISVLQYCEMGTTYTMFIAQTDNKKERTQIRITGTYIAITTFFIIWILFFIVSMSTNYVTEYVQASKTELMFFLLGLIPSSIAYWATFILRYMHQALPFVRITMINKVFSIAIALPCIYLVPLKQRLTLFLIVVFVIQMLSLLWVYMEFKKLNITFLKKAFFIKPLAKKMASYGVRFLPSSILFASTVFVDRLLVGYFADNADVGVLGLALQLSAGILMVKSWFSLVWDPHLIEWIATKQSHLYLPKLKKAIILVSIIFFSITLIAKIWGQSVIGLIYPESFKQVGELLPIIVLAGTTSVFSLIAIATVTIANTPRFRVRLNTIALIVNITTGILLIPVIGIKGAVYGTLLSEISIFLSWIIIGKYILKNLPLPWVLPLLLIPITFLFIYFYTPGSLLNVALEQIILTIIIGTISLSIIYKTKYYLIFK; via the coding sequence TTGAAATTTTTAAAAAACTTTGCCACTTACTCTCTGGCTGATATATTAAGTAAGAGCATATTATTAGTAGTATCTCCTATTCTTACACGTTTACTTACACCTCATCAATATGGTACTATACCATTATTTATTGCCTTATGGGGAGTAATATCTGTCTTACAATACTGTGAAATGGGTACCACTTATACAATGTTTATTGCCCAAACAGATAATAAGAAGGAGAGAACACAAATTAGAATTACAGGTACTTATATAGCCATCACAACATTTTTTATTATCTGGATCCTGTTTTTTATTGTCTCAATGAGCACCAATTATGTTACAGAATATGTTCAGGCAAGCAAAACTGAACTTATGTTTTTTCTTTTGGGTCTCATCCCTTCTTCTATTGCCTATTGGGCAACGTTTATCCTTCGTTACATGCATCAGGCACTTCCGTTTGTCCGGATTACTATGATTAATAAGGTTTTTAGTATTGCTATTGCCTTACCTTGTATTTATTTGGTACCTTTAAAACAACGACTGACTCTGTTTCTTATAGTCGTTTTTGTTATTCAAATGCTTTCGTTGTTGTGGGTCTACATGGAATTTAAAAAGCTTAACATTACTTTTCTTAAAAAAGCTTTTTTTATAAAACCTCTGGCAAAAAAAATGGCCTCATACGGTGTTCGTTTTTTACCGTCATCTATCCTCTTTGCAAGCACAGTATTTGTAGACAGATTATTGGTAGGTTACTTTGCAGACAATGCTGATGTGGGTGTTTTAGGGCTTGCCCTACAGCTATCTGCGGGAATTTTAATGGTAAAGTCTTGGTTTTCTTTGGTATGGGATCCACACTTGATAGAATGGATTGCCACGAAACAGTCTCACCTCTACCTACCTAAATTGAAGAAAGCTATTATTTTAGTTTCTATTATATTTTTTAGTATTACTCTTATAGCAAAGATATGGGGACAAAGTGTTATTGGTTTAATTTATCCTGAAAGTTTTAAACAAGTAGGAGAGTTATTGCCTATTATTGTACTTGCAGGTACTACATCTGTATTTTCACTAATTGCAATTGCTACTGTTACAATTGCTAATACACCACGATTTCGAGTACGCCTCAATACAATTGCATTGATAGTAAACATTACTACAGGTATTCTACTTATTCCAGTAATTGGTATTAAAGGAGCCGTTTATGGGACATTACTATCTGAAATATCCATATTTTTATCTTGGATTATTATAGGAAAATACATTTTAAAAAACCTGCCTTTACCTTGGGTTTTGCCACTTCTTTTAATTCCAATAACCTTCTTATTTATATATTTTTACACTCCAGGCAGTTTACTTAATGTTGCTCTAGAGCAAATAATTCTTACAATTATTATTGGAACAATAAGTTTAAGCATAATTTACAAAACCAAATACTATCTTATATTTAAGTAA
- a CDS encoding class I SAM-dependent methyltransferase, with product MEVKEDILTNIAEGGWIFPQETWDNLSGYEKSFINNEFTGIRTLENYKKRLEFHGFTNMDRVLDAGCGYGQWAHAMAAFNQHIDGVDIDNGRLKGAQEIAKAMNINNVQFQNSPLETLPFPDNYFDGIFCYSVFMFTDMPKALQQFNRVLKPSGKLYINTDTIGWYFHLFLDVPRDRLNALRMLARTLLGYKKNIIVREKWLKKQLKNAGFEIISLGVEGETSINSQTNKNDALPFYPQRYYNRKSILEVIAKKTTR from the coding sequence ATGGAAGTAAAAGAAGATATCTTGACAAACATTGCAGAGGGAGGTTGGATATTCCCTCAAGAAACATGGGATAATCTTTCAGGTTATGAAAAATCGTTTATAAATAATGAATTTACAGGAATAAGAACCCTGGAAAATTACAAAAAACGATTGGAGTTTCATGGATTTACCAATATGGACCGGGTATTGGATGCTGGGTGTGGTTATGGACAGTGGGCTCATGCTATGGCAGCGTTTAATCAACATATAGATGGAGTAGATATAGACAATGGGCGTTTAAAAGGCGCTCAGGAAATTGCAAAAGCAATGAATATTAATAACGTACAATTTCAGAATTCACCTTTAGAAACTCTTCCTTTTCCTGATAATTATTTTGATGGTATCTTTTGCTACAGTGTTTTCATGTTTACTGACATGCCAAAAGCTTTGCAACAATTTAATCGGGTATTAAAGCCTTCAGGAAAGTTATATATCAACACTGACACTATTGGCTGGTATTTTCATCTTTTTTTAGATGTTCCCCGAGATCGCCTAAATGCACTACGTATGTTGGCAAGAACCCTGTTAGGCTACAAAAAGAACATAATTGTCAGAGAAAAGTGGCTTAAAAAACAACTAAAGAATGCAGGTTTTGAGATTATAAGTTTAGGAGTAGAAGGCGAAACATCTATCAACAGTCAAACAAACAAAAATGATGCTCTCCCTTTTTACCCTCAAAGGTATTATAACCGAAAAAGTATTTTGGAAGTTATTGCCAAAAAAACAACAAGATAA
- a CDS encoding glycosyltransferase: MKIAFLGNVANNFYVIVKALRQHSDIDAHLYLGKTVDYQERPENEDPELKNNYPTWIHSYENWDAKNLLKFWDKKLPKELSTYDAVVLSSVYVGLAPSIKTQTIFFVTGGDLTVTPFPYQFSFLYKSIPKKLKAVFLGQFQKRGIKKVNNIWTQPFFPFKNALQKLSVQEEQVKHIYFPLIIDTDVFKEDKTAHSLPDHNIKKIADHFNFVLFHPSRLMINPNPNLKETGQWKQNDLLLKAFAHFIKKNNIKDASIAMPDRTASPDVDTAKQLIQDLGIEQNVVWLKANNPEGFTRNELIKFYSIADVVSDDFGIGWFGSIVLEAFAIGKPVVSYVDEQVMKELYDWHPILSSNTVEGVSNYLEKLYFDKEYAHKQGLKGKEWINAFHSKKSATHIYVNQFVKMFSQ, encoded by the coding sequence ATGAAAATTGCTTTTCTGGGTAATGTAGCCAACAACTTTTATGTTATTGTAAAAGCCCTTCGCCAACATTCTGATATAGATGCTCATCTCTATTTAGGGAAAACCGTAGATTATCAAGAACGCCCTGAAAACGAAGACCCTGAACTCAAGAACAACTATCCAACATGGATTCATAGTTATGAGAATTGGGACGCCAAAAACTTACTAAAATTTTGGGATAAAAAATTACCCAAAGAATTATCTACTTATGATGCTGTAGTTTTATCAAGCGTTTATGTTGGTTTAGCTCCATCTATTAAAACCCAAACGATCTTCTTTGTTACAGGAGGAGATTTAACTGTAACTCCCTTTCCTTATCAGTTTTCTTTTTTATATAAGTCAATCCCTAAAAAACTAAAAGCAGTTTTTCTGGGGCAATTTCAAAAAAGAGGCATCAAAAAAGTCAATAATATTTGGACCCAACCTTTTTTCCCTTTTAAAAACGCTTTACAGAAATTATCTGTCCAAGAAGAACAGGTAAAACATATATATTTCCCCCTAATTATTGATACTGATGTTTTCAAAGAAGATAAGACAGCCCATAGTTTGCCTGATCATAACATCAAAAAAATTGCTGATCACTTCAATTTTGTTCTTTTCCATCCATCAAGATTAATGATAAACCCTAATCCTAACCTCAAAGAAACAGGGCAATGGAAGCAAAATGACTTGTTACTGAAAGCGTTTGCTCATTTTATAAAGAAAAATAACATCAAAGATGCAAGCATAGCCATGCCTGATCGTACAGCCTCTCCTGATGTTGATACAGCTAAACAATTAATTCAAGATTTAGGAATTGAACAGAATGTAGTATGGCTCAAGGCAAACAACCCAGAAGGATTTACCCGTAACGAATTAATCAAATTTTATTCTATCGCTGATGTAGTATCCGATGATTTTGGTATCGGATGGTTTGGTTCGATTGTTTTGGAAGCATTTGCCATTGGTAAACCTGTAGTTTCTTATGTAGATGAACAAGTAATGAAGGAATTGTATGACTGGCATCCCATCCTTTCATCCAATACAGTTGAAGGTGTGAGTAATTATTTAGAAAAATTATACTTTGACAAGGAATATGCTCATAAGCAAGGCCTTAAGGGTAAAGAATGGATTAACGCTTTTCACTCTAAAAAAAGTGCTACTCATATCTATGTAAATCAATTTGTAAAGATGTTTTCACAATAG
- a CDS encoding AglZ/HisF2 family acetamidino modification protein encodes MLKTRVIPCLLLRGESLIKTIKFDKYGYIGDPINTVRIFNELEVDELVFLDITATRENRPPNLDILREIADECFMPLAYGGGVKSVEDVRNILSIGLEKVVINSHAITNPNFITEIADTFGSQSIIASIDIKKNFWGKYEVLGVSGTKKTKLNYVEWAQELERLGAGELLITSMDREGTWKGYDVDLVRKITDSVSLPVIANGGAGNLQHIEEVVKQGNASAVALGSMVVYQGQDLGVLVNFPDRQKLSNIFG; translated from the coding sequence ATGCTCAAAACCCGAGTAATTCCGTGTTTGCTATTAAGAGGTGAAAGCCTTATAAAAACCATAAAGTTTGACAAATATGGGTACATAGGTGACCCTATCAACACAGTCCGTATTTTTAATGAACTGGAGGTAGACGAACTGGTTTTTTTAGACATTACAGCCACTAGAGAGAATCGTCCTCCTAATTTAGATATTTTGCGGGAAATCGCAGATGAATGTTTCATGCCTTTGGCATATGGAGGGGGAGTAAAAAGTGTGGAGGATGTAAGAAACATTCTTAGTATTGGGCTAGAAAAGGTAGTGATTAATAGTCACGCAATTACCAACCCAAACTTTATTACAGAAATTGCCGATACTTTTGGTAGTCAAAGTATTATAGCCTCAATTGATATCAAAAAAAACTTCTGGGGAAAATATGAAGTTTTGGGAGTTTCAGGTACAAAAAAAACCAAACTCAATTATGTAGAATGGGCTCAGGAACTGGAAAGACTGGGTGCAGGCGAGCTACTCATCACTTCCATGGATAGAGAAGGCACATGGAAAGGGTACGATGTTGACTTGGTACGAAAAATAACTGACAGTGTTAGTCTACCTGTGATAGCCAACGGTGGAGCAGGTAATTTACAACATATAGAAGAAGTAGTAAAGCAGGGGAATGCCTCCGCTGTAGCTTTGGGGAGTATGGTCGTGTACCAAGGGCAGGATTTAGGAGTTTTGGTTAATTTTCCTGATCGCCAAAAATTGAGTAATATATTCGGTTAA
- the hisH gene encoding imidazole glycerol phosphate synthase subunit HisH, with protein sequence MITIIDYGIGNLGSVFNMFKKIGAKAKVTSNLSEIEQAEKLLLPGVGAFDKAMTKINEGRLREVLDYKALEQKVPLLGICLGMQLLTESSEEGKIPGLGWIPAKTIAFKKENNLKVPHMGWNEVKVAQECPLVKDLPEEPRFYFVHSYYVQCDHNENVLLKTHYAHNFDSAIWKDNIYGAQFHPEKSHKFGMKLFDNFDKLI encoded by the coding sequence ATGATAACAATCATAGATTATGGCATAGGTAACCTTGGTTCGGTATTCAATATGTTTAAAAAAATTGGAGCTAAAGCAAAGGTTACTTCTAATCTTTCAGAAATAGAGCAGGCAGAAAAGCTCTTACTACCAGGGGTAGGAGCTTTTGATAAAGCCATGACTAAAATTAATGAAGGGAGGTTAAGAGAAGTACTGGATTATAAAGCCTTAGAACAAAAAGTACCTCTCTTAGGCATTTGTCTGGGCATGCAGTTATTAACAGAAAGCAGTGAAGAAGGTAAAATACCCGGCTTAGGTTGGATTCCTGCCAAAACGATTGCGTTCAAAAAAGAAAACAATCTAAAGGTGCCTCATATGGGGTGGAATGAAGTAAAAGTAGCTCAAGAATGCCCCTTAGTAAAAGATTTGCCAGAAGAACCTCGCTTTTATTTTGTCCATTCTTATTATGTGCAATGTGACCACAACGAAAATGTACTGCTAAAAACTCACTATGCCCATAACTTTGATTCTGCCATTTGGAAAGATAATATCTATGGGGCACAGTTTCACCCGGAAAAAAGCCATAAATTTGGCATGAAACTTTTTGACAACTTCGACAAATTGATCTAA
- a CDS encoding N-acetyl sugar amidotransferase, giving the protein MDTKSFSLQNEQKTETYQVCSRCIYDSRTPKIEFDEQGVCNYCKMVDDLKEQYKTGTPEGEAALMKIIEDIKTAGKGKKYDCVIGVSGGTDSSFMVSKALEWGLRPLAVHYDNTWNTAIATENIRKVLGKLNVDLYTHVVDNKESDDIFNSFFKAGVPEIDGPTDIALAEVLYRAASKYKIKYILEGHSYITEGISPLGSFYADGKYIKSVHKKFGKIKMKTFPNMDFKSFMKWILVKRIKKIRPFWYIQYSKEDARAFLEKEFDWQYYGGHHLENRMTAFMHSYYLPTKFNNDQRNNSLSASVRAGLKTQEDALKEYAQPPYIEAELIDYFKKRLGYSDEEFEAVINGPKKSFKDYKTYKRRFEKLRPMFYILAKMSLVPMSFYIKYTSKNEL; this is encoded by the coding sequence ATGGACACAAAATCTTTCTCATTACAAAATGAACAAAAAACTGAAACCTATCAAGTTTGTTCACGATGCATTTATGATTCACGTACTCCTAAAATAGAGTTTGATGAGCAAGGAGTGTGTAACTATTGTAAAATGGTTGACGACCTTAAAGAACAGTACAAAACGGGTACACCAGAGGGAGAAGCAGCCTTAATGAAAATCATTGAGGATATAAAAACAGCTGGTAAAGGTAAGAAGTATGACTGTGTAATAGGTGTAAGTGGGGGAACCGACTCATCATTTATGGTATCTAAGGCACTGGAGTGGGGCTTAAGACCTTTGGCAGTGCACTATGATAATACTTGGAATACAGCTATTGCCACTGAAAATATTCGCAAGGTTTTAGGAAAACTCAATGTTGACTTATACACACATGTAGTAGACAATAAGGAGTCTGATGATATTTTCAATTCCTTTTTTAAGGCAGGGGTTCCTGAAATAGATGGCCCTACTGATATAGCTCTAGCTGAGGTACTTTACAGAGCAGCCAGCAAATACAAAATCAAATATATTTTAGAAGGACACTCATACATTACTGAAGGGATTTCACCACTAGGCTCTTTTTATGCCGATGGTAAGTATATAAAATCAGTGCACAAGAAGTTTGGGAAAATTAAAATGAAAACGTTCCCTAATATGGACTTCAAATCTTTTATGAAGTGGATTTTGGTAAAACGAATCAAAAAAATTCGCCCGTTTTGGTATATTCAATACTCTAAAGAGGATGCCCGTGCTTTTTTAGAAAAAGAGTTTGACTGGCAATATTATGGAGGGCACCACTTGGAAAACCGAATGACTGCTTTTATGCATAGTTATTATCTGCCCACTAAGTTTAATAACGACCAACGTAACAATAGTTTGTCTGCTTCAGTAAGGGCAGGATTAAAAACACAGGAAGATGCTCTCAAAGAGTATGCACAACCTCCTTATATTGAGGCTGAGTTGATTGATTACTTCAAGAAGCGTTTGGGGTATTCTGATGAAGAATTTGAAGCCGTAATAAATGGTCCGAAAAAAAGTTTTAAAGACTATAAAACCTACAAAAGAAGGTTCGAGAAGCTTCGCCCGATGTTTTACATCCTAGCCAAGATGAGTCTTGTGCCTATGAGTTTTTACATCAAATATACTTCTAAAAACGAATTATGA
- a CDS encoding methionyl-tRNA formyltransferase: protein MKIIFLGATQFSQEIFLHLLENNIKIHTVFTIPQEFKISYSSSKVKNYNYANLQEIAQEHNVNTIEIESTKDNRISDHYDYIKEMEPDLILVMGWYYMVPEKIRNLAKYGTWGIHASMLPDYAGGAPLVWAIINGEEETGVSLFKLDNGVDDGDLIRQKSFIITFEDTIKEVYAKATIASKEILLDALQNIQDIQFIPQDKSKIQVFPQRSPKDGEIDFQKPAYEIYNFIRAQSSPYPGAFFKTIDGKKIIIESARIEEL from the coding sequence ATGAAAATTATTTTTTTAGGTGCTACCCAGTTCAGTCAAGAAATTTTTCTTCACTTGCTGGAAAACAACATTAAAATACATACTGTTTTTACTATTCCACAAGAGTTTAAAATATCTTATAGCAGCTCCAAAGTAAAGAACTACAACTACGCTAACTTGCAGGAAATAGCTCAGGAACACAATGTAAACACCATAGAAATAGAATCAACTAAGGACAACCGTATCAGTGACCATTACGACTATATAAAAGAAATGGAACCAGACCTTATTCTTGTAATGGGATGGTATTATATGGTACCTGAAAAAATCAGAAATCTGGCAAAATACGGTACTTGGGGTATTCATGCTTCTATGCTTCCTGATTATGCTGGTGGAGCTCCTTTAGTTTGGGCAATTATCAACGGCGAAGAAGAAACTGGAGTGTCATTGTTTAAGTTAGACAATGGAGTAGATGATGGTGACCTTATCAGGCAAAAGTCTTTTATCATTACTTTTGAGGATACTATCAAGGAAGTATATGCTAAAGCTACAATAGCATCTAAAGAAATTTTGCTTGATGCTCTGCAGAATATCCAAGACATTCAATTTATTCCTCAGGATAAATCTAAAATACAAGTTTTCCCTCAACGTTCTCCCAAGGATGGCGAAATTGATTTTCAAAAGCCTGCTTATGAAATTTACAATTTCATAAGAGCACAATCATCACCTTATCCAGGTGCATTTTTTAAAACTATAGACGGGAAAAAAATTATTATTGAATCGGCTCGTATCGAGGAACTTTAA
- the asnB gene encoding asparagine synthase (glutamine-hydrolyzing) has translation MCGIAGIFNLNREPISLQLIKKVTRELNHRGPDGEGFFVENNIALGHKRLAILDVSSRGAQPMTSKNDEWVVSFNGCIYNFLELKQELKSKGHEFISSSDTEVLVEGLAAYGSDFFKRLDGMFAVAAWNKKTKSLVLSRDRFGVKPLYYWFNGKTLVFASEIKSIIQHPNYNIDVNLSALNEYFTFQNLFRYHTMFKDVYMLPPANTVTIDAHSTFVQHMSWWDYNFNTPDESMTFMDAKEETKRLMENAVARQMIADVSVGSYLSGGMDSGSMTALASRHVNRLTTFTGGFDMSEVSGVEANYDERRDAELMANYFKTEHYEQVINAGDLKWSLPRVVWHLEDLKVGMSYPNYYISRLASKFVKVCLQGTGGDELFGGYPWRYYRVFQSLNQKEFFDNYYGFWQRLVPDKDKTSLFQPSIVQQMNLTEVRGVFERVFTFNNRLKYNTAEEHIQNSLYFEIKTFLPGLLLVGDKLSMANGLEERFPFLDNALVDFAQKIPVKHKLGNLESFKKLDENLFSDKRKVYREFNDGKNVLRKAMYDFLPDKIINRKKQGFSAPDESWYRGENAQYIKELLLNKKTLSSEFINPDYTKKIIDEHINQKVNHRLLIWSLMNFEWWCKIFLNNEKIPV, from the coding sequence ATGTGTGGTATTGCTGGCATTTTTAATCTCAACAGGGAGCCTATCTCTTTACAACTTATCAAAAAAGTTACTCGTGAGTTAAATCATCGAGGCCCAGATGGAGAAGGTTTTTTTGTAGAGAATAATATCGCGTTAGGACATAAACGTTTAGCAATTTTAGATGTTTCTTCTCGTGGTGCCCAACCCATGACTTCTAAAAACGATGAATGGGTAGTGTCTTTTAATGGTTGTATTTACAATTTTTTAGAACTTAAGCAAGAACTAAAATCTAAAGGGCATGAATTTATTTCGTCTTCTGATACTGAAGTATTAGTTGAGGGTTTGGCAGCGTATGGCAGTGACTTTTTTAAACGACTTGATGGCATGTTTGCTGTAGCTGCTTGGAATAAAAAAACCAAAAGTCTCGTATTAAGCAGAGACCGTTTTGGTGTGAAGCCATTATATTATTGGTTCAATGGCAAAACATTGGTATTTGCCTCTGAAATAAAGTCTATCATTCAACATCCAAACTATAACATAGACGTCAACCTATCTGCTTTAAACGAATACTTTACTTTCCAGAATTTGTTTAGGTATCACACAATGTTTAAGGATGTATATATGTTGCCTCCTGCTAACACAGTGACAATTGATGCCCACTCCACTTTTGTACAACACATGTCTTGGTGGGATTATAATTTTAATACTCCTGATGAAAGTATGACTTTCATGGATGCTAAAGAAGAGACTAAACGCTTAATGGAGAATGCAGTTGCTCGTCAAATGATTGCTGATGTATCAGTCGGGTCTTATCTTTCTGGAGGAATGGATTCAGGTTCAATGACTGCCCTTGCATCTCGCCATGTAAACCGCTTAACCACTTTTACAGGGGGGTTTGATATGTCTGAAGTCTCAGGGGTAGAAGCCAATTATGATGAACGACGTGATGCTGAACTAATGGCAAATTACTTCAAGACAGAACACTATGAGCAGGTCATCAACGCTGGTGACTTGAAGTGGTCGCTTCCAAGGGTTGTTTGGCATTTAGAAGATTTAAAAGTAGGGATGAGTTACCCTAACTATTATATAAGTCGATTAGCTTCAAAGTTTGTGAAAGTTTGTTTACAAGGCACTGGAGGAGATGAGTTATTTGGAGGGTATCCTTGGCGATACTATCGTGTGTTCCAAAGCCTTAATCAAAAAGAGTTTTTTGATAATTATTATGGTTTTTGGCAAAGATTGGTTCCTGACAAAGACAAGACAAGCTTATTTCAACCTTCTATTGTTCAACAAATGAACCTTACAGAGGTACGAGGTGTATTTGAGAGAGTATTTACGTTTAATAATCGTCTGAAATATAATACAGCAGAAGAACACATTCAAAATAGTTTGTACTTCGAGATTAAAACTTTTTTACCTGGATTATTACTCGTGGGCGATAAACTCTCTATGGCCAACGGTTTAGAAGAGCGCTTTCCTTTTTTGGATAATGCCTTGGTAGATTTTGCCCAAAAAATACCAGTAAAACATAAGTTAGGTAATCTCGAAAGCTTCAAAAAATTAGACGAAAATCTATTTAGTGACAAGAGAAAAGTATACCGTGAATTTAATGACGGGAAAAATGTGCTTAGAAAAGCTATGTATGATTTTTTGCCCGACAAGATAATCAATCGAAAAAAACAAGGGTTTTCAGCTCCTGATGAATCTTGGTATCGGGGTGAAAACGCTCAATATATCAAAGAACTTCTTTTAAATAAAAAAACACTTTCTTCTGAGTTTATTAACCCTGACTACACAAAAAAAATTATTGATGAACATATCAATCAAAAGGTAAACCATCGTTTGTTAATATGGTCATTGATGAATTTTGAGTGGTGGTGTAAAATATTTCTCAATAATGAAAAGATTCCTGTTTAA